In Streptantibioticus cattleyicolor NRRL 8057 = DSM 46488, a genomic segment contains:
- the mscL gene encoding large conductance mechanosensitive channel protein MscL, which yields MSEVGALSDTASEKKQGLLSGFKQFMMRGNVVDLAVAVVIGAAFTNIVNSVVNGVINPVVGAFGTKDLAGYTLCIKAPCTVDATGKVTQGVAVAWGSVLGAVLNFLITAAVVYFLMVVPMSRFLARRTAKLAQDKEPEPAEETPDIVLLREIRDALRAQSPGASVVAQRSRSDAGSGPGPGSGSGEEA from the coding sequence ATGAGTGAGGTCGGCGCCTTGAGCGACACGGCGAGTGAGAAGAAGCAGGGGCTGCTCAGCGGCTTCAAACAGTTCATGATGCGCGGCAACGTGGTCGATCTGGCCGTCGCGGTGGTCATCGGCGCGGCGTTCACCAACATCGTGAACTCCGTGGTCAACGGGGTGATCAACCCGGTGGTCGGCGCCTTCGGCACCAAGGACCTGGCGGGCTACACGCTGTGCATCAAGGCCCCGTGCACGGTGGACGCCACGGGCAAGGTGACGCAGGGGGTGGCCGTGGCGTGGGGCTCGGTGCTGGGCGCCGTGCTCAACTTCCTGATCACCGCGGCCGTCGTCTACTTCCTGATGGTGGTCCCGATGTCCCGCTTCCTCGCCCGGCGCACGGCCAAGCTCGCCCAGGACAAGGAGCCCGAACCGGCCGAGGAGACCCCCGACATCGTGCTCCTGCGGGAGATCCGCGACGCCCTCCGCGCCCAGTCCCCCGGGGCCTCCGTGGTCGCGCAGCGCTCCCGGTCCGACGCGGGATCGGGCCCGGGCCCGGGCTCCGGCTCCGGCGAGGAGGCGTAG